Proteins encoded by one window of Actinocorallia herbida:
- the rsfS gene encoding ribosome silencing factor — MSASERAVQLITLAAQAAADKLADDIIAYDVSEQLVITDAFLLCSGTNDRQIHAIVDEIEDRLREEAGAKPVRREGQREGRWILLDYIDVIVHVQHEEERSFYALERLWKDCPPVELPADINAHMAQRARGTA; from the coding sequence GTGTCCGCATCCGAAAGGGCCGTCCAGCTCATCACCCTCGCCGCGCAGGCGGCGGCGGACAAGCTGGCCGACGACATCATCGCCTACGACGTGAGCGAGCAACTGGTCATCACCGATGCCTTTCTGCTGTGCTCCGGGACCAACGACAGGCAGATCCACGCCATCGTCGACGAGATCGAGGACCGCCTCCGCGAAGAGGCGGGCGCCAAGCCCGTCCGGCGCGAAGGGCAGCGCGAAGGCCGCTGGATCCTCCTCGACTACATCGACGTGATCGTCCACGTCCAGCACGAGGAGGAGCGCAGCTTCTACGCCCTCGAGCGGCTGTGGAAGGACTGCCCGCCGGTGGAACTGCCCGCCGACATCAACGCGCACATGGCCCAGCGCGCGCGAGGCACCGCGTGA
- a CDS encoding beta-phosphoglucomutase family hydrolase: MLALPDEINGFLFDLDGVVTDTAAVHAAAWKRMFDTFLAERNLDPFKLPEDYTRFVDGKKREDGTRSFLESRGVVLPDGDPDDPPEAETVYGLGNRKNALVLTLIAEDGVAVFPDAVALLERVRAAGGRTALVSSSANAEAVLEAVGLTGLFDARIDGVTARERGLPGKPAPDMFLAGAEAVGLPPSACAAFEDALAGVAAGRAGGFALVVGVDRVKDGAHGPSLAENGADVVVTDLRELVEQQ, encoded by the coding sequence ATGCTTGCGCTCCCCGACGAGATCAACGGCTTCCTCTTCGACCTGGACGGGGTCGTGACGGACACCGCTGCGGTGCACGCGGCCGCCTGGAAGCGGATGTTCGACACATTCCTCGCCGAGAGGAATCTGGACCCCTTCAAACTTCCGGAGGATTACACGCGCTTTGTCGACGGCAAGAAACGGGAGGACGGGACGAGATCGTTCCTGGAGTCGCGGGGCGTGGTCCTGCCCGACGGCGATCCGGATGATCCGCCCGAGGCCGAGACGGTCTACGGGCTGGGCAACCGCAAGAACGCCCTGGTGCTCACGCTGATCGCCGAGGACGGGGTGGCGGTCTTCCCGGACGCGGTGGCCCTGCTGGAGCGGGTCCGCGCGGCGGGGGGCCGCACGGCCCTGGTGTCGTCGAGCGCGAACGCGGAGGCGGTCCTGGAGGCCGTGGGCCTGACGGGCCTGTTCGACGCCCGGATCGACGGGGTGACGGCCCGGGAACGGGGCCTGCCGGGCAAGCCCGCGCCCGATATGTTCCTGGCGGGCGCGGAGGCGGTGGGGCTGCCTCCGTCGGCCTGTGCCGCATTCGAGGACGCCCTCGCCGGGGTGGCGGCGGGACGGGCGGGTGGTTTCGCGCTAGTAGTCGGGGTGGACCGGGTCAAGGACGGGGCGCACGGCCCCTCTTTGGCCGAAAACGGTGCCGATGTCGTGGTGACCGATCTGCGCGAGCTTGTGGAGCAGCAATGA